The segment AAATTTAGTCTTTTTAGCTCTTCAAGAAGGTCTAAGATACCTTCGTATAGATAGGTATTTTTTATACATTGTTCAAAATAGTGGGATTCGAAAAGATTGCGGTGCTGGGGGGTATATTCTTCTATTCCATATAATCCGTAAGCAAGCTTATTTCTGTCTCCGTTTATTATATCCACCACCTCTGTTTTGGTAAGTGGCGGTAAACCAAAGTTTGACCTTACAAAGTTTACCGAAATGGTTATATCTTCGCTGCTGTCTATTAATGTACCATCCATGTCAAAAATTATGATATCCTTCATCTATATCCAACCTCTACAACTGTCGGTTTTAATAGGTCTACTATAACCTGCGGATTGATTGATATTAAAAATCCTCTTTTACCGCCATTTATATAAATTTTTTCTAAGTCTAAGATAGTTTTTTCCATAAAAATTGGCAACTGTTTTTTTGTTCCGAATGGGGATGTCCCCCCCACCAGATACCCTGTATGTTTTTGGGCTACTTCGGGTGGACATGGCTGTATCGTTTTTACACCTAAAAATCTTGCAAGGTTTTTTGTGGATATCTCCATATCCCCATGCATGAGGACAATCAAAGGTTTTTTCGTTTCATCTTCCATCACTATTGTTTTAATCACAATATGTTCATCCACTCCAAGCTTCATAGATGAAGCTTTTGTACCACCTTTTTCCTCATATTCGTAGAGATGTTTGCCATAGACTATCTTTTTACCATCAAGCAGTCTTGTTACTGGGGTTACAGGAAACTTTTCTGACATATTCACCTCAGCTTTGCATCTTTCTTGCCCTGCAGATAAATGCACTGTGGTTGTAAATCCACATTTCAGGACGGACGGATAAACCATCCACCTTCCATGGTCTTTTGATAAGTTCAAATGATTCTATGTCTGCGAAATAGTTTAATTCTTTTAGGGTGTCCACAAAAGTTTTAAGCTGTAAAACAGTTGGAATATATGCAACAACAATCCCACCATCCCTTAAACCATCTTTTAAATATTTTAATACATGCCATGGTTCCGGAAGATCCAAAAAGACTCTGTCATACACACCTTCAAAACCCTCATAGATATTACCTATTCTTATTGTATGATTATCTACATCCCCGAGGAATTCTTTTATGAATCTTGCGGATTGCTCTGCAAAATCTTCTCTTATTTCGTAGCTCACAAGATGACCTTTACCAGCAAGTGCCCTCAAAAGTGCTATTGAAAAAGCCCCCTGACCTATACCAGACTCTAATATCTCAAGACCCGGATAAACATCCCCTTCCATCAACATTGCTGCTGTATCTTTGGGATAGATAATCTGGGCATTTCTTTTTATATGCATAACGTAATCTATGTAAGTTGGCTTTAGTACAGTATATTTAATATTTTTACTGCTTAATACGATCCCACCATTTCCGGCTTCGATTATTTTATCATGTTCGATATAGCCATAATTAGTGGAGAATTTACCCCCCTCTTTTAGTGTAACGGTGTGTTTATTTTTCTTATGATCTGTTAATATGACTTTATCACCATATTTTAGCATCCATCACCTCTATATATTTTGGAAAAAAGATTATAATCACATAAAGTTGTACGGGTCAACATCAAAAATAAATTTTGTGTTTCCATGCTTATATTTATAAAAAATATCATCCACCATTTTTCTATATTTAGCAATATTTGAAACCGTCTTTACTTTGAGAATAATCTGCATTCTATGTCTGTTTTTTATCTTTGAAATGGGAGCTATTGCAGGTCCAAGTAATTTATCTTCTTTTGATAGTGTATGTTTCAGAGATTCTGAAATTTTATTGGAGATATCCATCACCTTATCTATCCTCTGGCCGTCAATCAGGATCTTTACAAGATGTACAAAAGGGGGATATCCCATAGCTTTTCTTTTTTCGATGATATCATTGTAAAATCTATCCAATTGACCTGTTTTAACCACGTTGAATACTGGATTATCCGGATTATACGTTTGAATGATCATCTGGCATGGCTTTTCAAATCTGCCTCCCCTGCCTAAAAATTGAGTGAGCATCTGGACAGATCTTTCTTCCACCCTGAAGTCTGGTAGGGTAAACAGATTGTCTATATTTATCACGCCTATAAGTGTGATGTCCGGATAATTGAGCCCTTTTGAAATAATCTGGGTTCCCACAAGTATCTTCTTTCTCTTCTCCCCAAATTCTGACAATATCGATTCTACCCTCCTGGTTGAAGTTACCACATCCTGATCCAGTCTAAGAATTTCTCCCGGAAAGAGCTGATCCATTAATTCAAAAACCTTTTCAGAACCAGTGCCAACAGTGAAAAAATCTTCACCACCACATTTTCCACATCTGAATTTATGCTGATAGGTTCCGCAATAGTGGCATCTGGCAACTTTATCAGATTTGTAGTAGGTCATGGAAACAGAGCAGTTATTGCACTGTAGAATGGTTCCACAGTATCTACATATTATATAGCTGGAATACCCTTTTTTATTGATTAGTAGAAGGGTCTGCTCACCTCTGTTTAGCCTTTCGTAGATTCCATCATAAAGCTTTTTGCTTAAAAAATCATCTATGACCTCTTCGTTTTTCATATCTATGATATCTATCGATGTTTCAGTATTGGGATGAAATTTTTGGTTTAGTCTGAGTAGTTTGTATTTGTTTGTGGATGCATTATAATAGCTCTCTATCGAAGGGGTGGCGGATCCTAAAACAACGGGTATGTTTAATATCTTTCCGTATAATACCGCCATATCTCTGGCATTGTAATGGGGGGTATCCTCCTGTTTGAAACTTGGGTCATGCTCTTCATCCACAATTATTAATTTGATATTCTTTCCTGGTACGAAAAGGGCACTTCTGGCACCTATTATGACACTTAAAGCACCGGAATTGAATCTAACTAAAATATCCTGCCTTTTTTTCTCCGTGATTTTACTATGATAAACGGCCACCTCTTTTTTCAGCCTTATCTGTAGACGATGAAAAAGCTGTGTGGTTAGGGTAATTTCTGGTAAAATATAAATTACCTGACCATCTCTGTCGAGCACATCGTTTATCAACTTACAATATATTTCAGTTTTACCACTACCGGTGACACCGTAGATGAGGTATGTGTAAAATTTGTCCAATTTTTTCGCAATCTCTTCATATATAGACTGCTGTTCATCATTTAATGATACAGTATGGTAGCTTAAGTTTGGCTCTTTTACCTTTTTAATATCCAAATCGATAAATCTTATAGGGGAGATTTTGTGAAGGGTGGTACCTATGGGGTATGTATAGTAATTGCTGAGTTTTTCAAGAAATGTTAGATAGTAGTTTGTTAGACGTATATTGTCGTATATATCGAGTATCTCTTTAATGTCAAGGGGATCAAAATCGGTGGTTTTTGAATAAATTATTCCTAAAACAGTTCTTTTTTTTACCTCTACTTTAACTA is part of the Calditerrivibrio nitroreducens DSM 19672 genome and harbors:
- the ybaK gene encoding Cys-tRNA(Pro) deacylase — encoded protein: MSEKFPVTPVTRLLDGKKIVYGKHLYEYEEKGGTKASSMKLGVDEHIVIKTIVMEDETKKPLIVLMHGDMEISTKNLARFLGVKTIQPCPPEVAQKHTGYLVGGTSPFGTKKQLPIFMEKTILDLEKIYINGGKRGFLISINPQVIVDLLKPTVVEVGYR
- a CDS encoding tRNA (adenine-N1)-methyltransferase, whose amino-acid sequence is MLKYGDKVILTDHKKNKHTVTLKEGGKFSTNYGYIEHDKIIEAGNGGIVLSSKNIKYTVLKPTYIDYVMHIKRNAQIIYPKDTAAMLMEGDVYPGLEILESGIGQGAFSIALLRALAGKGHLVSYEIREDFAEQSARFIKEFLGDVDNHTIRIGNIYEGFEGVYDRVFLDLPEPWHVLKYLKDGLRDGGIVVAYIPTVLQLKTFVDTLKELNYFADIESFELIKRPWKVDGLSVRPEMWIYNHSAFICRARKMQS
- the priA gene encoding replication restart helicase PriA, which translates into the protein MFYYKVAVATPYLQFLTYKSINDIPDGTIVKVEVKKRTVLGIIYSKTTDFDPLDIKEILDIYDNIRLTNYYLTFLEKLSNYYTYPIGTTLHKISPIRFIDLDIKKVKEPNLSYHTVSLNDEQQSIYEEIAKKLDKFYTYLIYGVTGSGKTEIYCKLINDVLDRDGQVIYILPEITLTTQLFHRLQIRLKKEVAVYHSKITEKKRQDILVRFNSGALSVIIGARSALFVPGKNIKLIIVDEEHDPSFKQEDTPHYNARDMAVLYGKILNIPVVLGSATPSIESYYNASTNKYKLLRLNQKFHPNTETSIDIIDMKNEEVIDDFLSKKLYDGIYERLNRGEQTLLLINKKGYSSYIICRYCGTILQCNNCSVSMTYYKSDKVARCHYCGTYQHKFRCGKCGGEDFFTVGTGSEKVFELMDQLFPGEILRLDQDVVTSTRRVESILSEFGEKRKKILVGTQIISKGLNYPDITLIGVINIDNLFTLPDFRVEERSVQMLTQFLGRGGRFEKPCQMIIQTYNPDNPVFNVVKTGQLDRFYNDIIEKRKAMGYPPFVHLVKILIDGQRIDKVMDISNKISESLKHTLSKEDKLLGPAIAPISKIKNRHRMQIILKVKTVSNIAKYRKMVDDIFYKYKHGNTKFIFDVDPYNFM